The following are from one region of the Spirochaetota bacterium genome:
- the amrS gene encoding AmmeMemoRadiSam system radical SAM enzyme: protein MKRTEARHYTKGRDGRLECALCPHNCSLTDGKSGICGVRTNIGGTLFSDNYARVSSIAMDPIEKKPLYHFHPGSSILSIGTVGCNMKCSYCQNWHISQNTAASTSYYEPSAVVRSAARQGSVGIAYTYSEPIVWFEYVMDCAKEARKAGLKNVLVTNGFINPGPLDELLGLVDAMNIDLKTFRDETYKKYQRGRLQPVLDAITGAHGRCHIELTTLIVTGINDDIEEMRDIMDWIASVDRKMPWHVSRYYPNCRHDAPATGVGFIMDVCEEARRKLDFVYCGNIPGGRNGSDTLCPSCGGIVIGRNGYSTRIIALDDGRCGRCGADLGVRH, encoded by the coding sequence GTGAAACGCACCGAAGCTCGGCATTATACTAAAGGGCGGGATGGCAGGCTCGAGTGTGCGCTCTGCCCGCACAACTGCTCGTTAACGGACGGAAAGAGCGGTATTTGTGGAGTTCGCACCAACATCGGCGGAACGCTCTTTTCGGACAACTACGCCCGGGTAAGCTCGATTGCCATGGACCCGATCGAGAAGAAGCCCCTGTATCATTTCCATCCCGGAAGCTCCATACTCTCCATCGGCACCGTCGGCTGCAATATGAAATGCTCCTACTGCCAGAACTGGCACATCTCACAAAACACCGCGGCGTCAACGTCGTATTACGAGCCTTCGGCGGTCGTGCGGAGCGCCGCGCGGCAAGGTTCTGTCGGCATCGCCTATACCTACTCCGAGCCCATCGTCTGGTTCGAGTACGTGATGGACTGCGCGAAGGAGGCCCGTAAGGCCGGGCTTAAAAACGTGCTGGTCACCAACGGCTTTATCAATCCCGGGCCGCTCGACGAGCTTCTCGGCCTGGTAGATGCCATGAACATCGACCTGAAGACCTTCCGGGACGAGACCTATAAAAAGTACCAGAGGGGAAGGCTCCAGCCCGTGCTCGACGCCATAACAGGCGCGCACGGGCGCTGCCACATCGAGCTTACGACGCTAATCGTTACCGGCATCAACGACGACATCGAGGAAATGCGCGACATCATGGACTGGATCGCCTCGGTAGACCGAAAAATGCCCTGGCACGTATCGAGGTACTATCCCAATTGCCGGCACGACGCCCCTGCGACCGGGGTCGGGTTCATCATGGACGTATGCGAGGAGGCCCGCCGGAAACTCGATTTCGTGTACTGCGGCAACATCCCCGGCGGCCGTAACGGTAGCGATACCCTGTGCCCCTCATGCGGCGGGATTGTCATCGGTCGCAACGGCTATTCGACGCGGATCATCGCGCTCGATGACGGCCGCTGCGGGCGATGCGGGGCCGACCTGGGGGTCCGGCATTAA
- a CDS encoding polymer-forming cytoskeletal protein: MTKKIIQVNTNPVYENGMIGTVFAKDTEFIGDLVFKKSLQINGYFEGEIVSEGFLVVGEGAVVKANVKARAVIIHGTVHGNIEALDRLEIQSSGKLYGNIRTSKLKIADGVVFEGKCEMVKSPTGTARKDEDVKLETA, translated from the coding sequence ATGACGAAAAAGATCATCCAGGTCAACACAAACCCCGTCTATGAAAACGGGATGATCGGCACCGTGTTCGCAAAGGACACGGAATTCATCGGTGACCTCGTATTCAAGAAATCACTCCAGATCAACGGGTATTTCGAGGGCGAGATCGTATCGGAGGGTTTTCTCGTAGTGGGAGAGGGCGCCGTGGTAAAGGCGAACGTAAAGGCCCGTGCGGTGATAATACACGGAACGGTCCATGGAAACATCGAGGCCCTTGATCGGCTCGAAATACAGTCCAGCGGCAAGCTGTACGGCAATATCAGGACTTCAAAGCTTAAAATAGCCGACGGCGTCGTCTTCGAGGGAAAATGCGAGATGGTCAAGTCACCCACCGGGACCGCCCGGAAGGATGAAGATGTTAAGCTGGAGACGGCATAG
- a CDS encoding tetratricopeptide repeat protein, with the protein MITREKREVLNHYNAGLAAYKQRKWDEAIRAFEKALQFDPNDGPSALYLDRSKKYKEVPPPADWDGVFIMTTK; encoded by the coding sequence ATGATAACCAGGGAGAAGCGGGAAGTCCTGAACCATTATAACGCCGGGCTTGCGGCGTACAAGCAGCGCAAGTGGGACGAAGCCATCAGGGCCTTCGAGAAGGCATTGCAGTTCGATCCGAACGACGGTCCATCGGCGCTGTATCTCGACAGATCGAAGAAATACAAGGAAGTTCCTCCTCCCGCCGACTGGGATGGTGTTTTCATTATGACCACGAAGTAG
- a CDS encoding polyprenyl synthetase family protein: protein MQKRLKSDLTRILEPIEPYLKKVDDQIREKLSTGVPLIDESAMYLFEGGGKKIRASLVILSSGLKAEPSDDAIGLAAAAEIVHCASLIHDDIIDQSLLRRGVPTVSRKWGSRVAVLVGDYMYTTALRVAVGEGARSMFPVLVAATSDMVKGELYQLEYSGIDRIDKRHYFTIIELKTARFMAACMKMGGVKGGLSDDESDILYIAGLNLGFAFQIVDDALDVIDDSATTGKDGGNDFLEGKVTLPFLHLLENVDGGERSKLTEYAKNPTPEGWEYVKRRIREAGAVEYSIDVALGYNRKLVESMGAFPSSPCRDIILDLSKFLVERNY, encoded by the coding sequence ATGCAGAAGCGACTTAAATCCGATCTTACGCGGATTCTTGAGCCAATCGAACCCTACCTAAAAAAGGTCGATGATCAGATCAGGGAAAAGTTGTCGACGGGCGTGCCGCTCATCGACGAAAGCGCGATGTATCTTTTCGAGGGGGGGGGAAAGAAGATTCGGGCCTCTCTGGTGATCCTCAGTTCCGGATTGAAGGCCGAGCCCTCGGACGATGCCATCGGTCTGGCGGCCGCCGCCGAAATTGTCCATTGTGCGAGTCTTATTCACGACGATATCATCGACCAGTCGCTGCTCCGCCGCGGCGTGCCGACGGTTTCCCGGAAGTGGGGAAGCAGGGTGGCCGTGCTGGTGGGGGATTACATGTACACCACGGCGCTACGGGTTGCGGTGGGCGAGGGAGCGCGAAGCATGTTCCCGGTCCTGGTGGCGGCCACAAGCGACATGGTGAAGGGCGAGCTCTATCAGCTCGAATACTCCGGGATAGACCGCATCGACAAGCGCCATTATTTCACCATTATCGAGCTTAAAACCGCGCGTTTTATGGCGGCCTGCATGAAGATGGGAGGAGTGAAAGGAGGTCTCTCCGATGATGAGAGCGATATTCTATATATCGCGGGCTTAAACCTGGGATTCGCCTTCCAAATCGTCGATGACGCGCTGGACGTAATTGACGACAGCGCCACGACCGGCAAGGACGGGGGAAACGACTTCCTTGAAGGCAAGGTGACGCTGCCCTTTCTGCACCTTCTGGAAAACGTGGACGGGGGTGAAAGGTCGAAGCTGACGGAATATGCGAAGAACCCGACTCCCGAGGGATGGGAGTATGTTAAGAGGCGGATACGGGAGGCGGGAGCGGTGGAGTATTCGATTGATGTAGCCCTGGGCTACAACCGTAAACTCGTTGAATCGATGGGCGCGTTTCCATCATCGCCCTGCCGGGATATTATTCTGGACCTTTCGAAATTTTTGGTTGAAAGAAATTACTGA
- a CDS encoding STAS domain-containing protein, with product MKRISHESAEIIVLDGRIDQDASEELETALQECIKSGEYNICIDMINVKHICSSALGVLVAVKRKIKDKDGDIKLVIVNDNLLKLFQTTMLDRVFEIFESQRECMNAFD from the coding sequence ATGAAGCGGATTTCACATGAGAGTGCGGAAATAATTGTCCTGGACGGAAGAATAGACCAGGACGCCTCGGAAGAGCTTGAAACGGCGTTGCAGGAATGCATAAAAAGCGGCGAATACAACATCTGCATCGACATGATAAATGTTAAGCACATATGCAGCTCGGCCCTTGGCGTGCTCGTGGCCGTCAAGAGGAAGATAAAGGACAAGGACGGAGACATCAAACTCGTCATTGTCAATGACAACCTGCTCAAACTTTTCCAAACAACAATGCTTGACAGGGTATTCGAGATATTCGAATCTCAGCGGGAGTGCATGAATGCCTTTGATTAA